One part of the Thermococcus radiotolerans genome encodes these proteins:
- a CDS encoding hydrogenase maturation protease, whose protein sequence is MRTLILALGNELMKDDGIGLKAGRILAEKGYNVLDVGTDIFMLSAHYKDEERLIIIDAILSEKFRPGEIIHLSGEEVFEKLKAEIRSAHFMGAIDGLKLLMAMDERLAKADIHFIGVVAKEIDLGMELTDDVERALPRVVELVEELCKK, encoded by the coding sequence ATGAGGACATTGATTCTCGCACTCGGCAACGAACTGATGAAGGACGATGGAATCGGACTGAAGGCCGGCAGAATACTCGCGGAGAAGGGGTACAACGTCCTCGACGTTGGCACGGACATATTCATGCTCTCCGCCCACTACAAAGACGAGGAGCGGTTGATAATCATAGACGCCATCCTGAGTGAGAAGTTCCGGCCGGGCGAGATAATTCACCTGAGCGGCGAGGAGGTCTTTGAGAAGCTGAAGGCCGAGATAAGGAGCGCCCACTTCATGGGGGCGATAGACGGGCTCAAACTCCTGATGGCGATGGACGAACGCCTCGCCAAGGCGGATATACACTTCATCGGCGTCGTGGCCAAGGAGATAGACCTCGGGATGGAGCTCACCGATGACGTTGAAAGGGCCCTGCCGAGGGTCGTCGAGCTGGTTGAGGAACTATGCAAAAAATGA
- a CDS encoding SUF-like minimal system protein SmsB, producing MSEITVQEAKEIIAAEIENLARRNKEPEWMTRIRYKALEAFERAPHRDPIISEDELLRFIAKPEIAGVPENIESLDDLPPEMKALLDRLGISEVEQKYIAGLAVQTDTGVIYNEFLKEWEKKGLIVLPMEEAVKRYPDVVKQHFLQMFRTDESKLTAYHTAVWNGGIFLYVKEGLKVPFPLHLFFLIQESALAQAPHIIIIAEPNSEFHLIEGCTAPVLVKHSLHLDMTEAYIRDGAKAQLTVLQNWPEYVHTRPMTRARIGKGARFINTTVGLGTGRSNITNPKYWVDKNGYVELNGIILGQKDWYVDLGGEMYLQGRGAAGINASKSVIMDDSTVITRGIIRAEAPRAKGHISCDALLMSDRATMETYPGLVSKVDDAELSHEAAIGKIREEELFYLMSRGLSEEKATQLIVKGFLEPMLKDIPMEFLVEIRKIIELAVSGGM from the coding sequence ATGAGTGAGATAACCGTTCAGGAGGCCAAGGAGATAATAGCGGCGGAGATAGAGAACCTCGCCAGGAGGAACAAAGAGCCAGAGTGGATGACGAGGATAAGGTACAAAGCTCTGGAGGCCTTCGAGAGGGCCCCTCACAGGGATCCTATAATCAGCGAGGACGAACTCCTGAGGTTCATAGCCAAGCCCGAGATAGCCGGCGTTCCCGAGAACATCGAGAGCCTCGACGACCTGCCCCCGGAGATGAAGGCCCTTCTCGACAGACTCGGCATTAGTGAGGTCGAGCAGAAGTACATAGCCGGCCTGGCGGTTCAGACCGATACCGGGGTAATCTACAACGAGTTCCTCAAGGAGTGGGAAAAGAAGGGGCTCATCGTTCTGCCGATGGAAGAGGCAGTCAAGAGATACCCCGATGTCGTTAAACAACACTTCCTCCAGATGTTCCGGACTGACGAGAGCAAGCTTACAGCTTATCACACGGCGGTGTGGAACGGCGGAATCTTCCTCTACGTCAAGGAAGGGCTAAAGGTCCCGTTCCCGCTTCATCTGTTCTTCCTCATCCAGGAGAGCGCACTGGCTCAGGCGCCGCACATAATCATAATAGCCGAGCCGAACAGCGAGTTCCACCTCATAGAGGGATGCACCGCCCCGGTGCTCGTCAAGCATTCCCTGCACCTCGACATGACCGAGGCGTACATCCGCGACGGGGCCAAGGCCCAGCTGACGGTTCTCCAGAACTGGCCGGAGTACGTTCACACGAGGCCGATGACCCGGGCGAGAATCGGTAAGGGGGCCCGCTTCATCAACACCACCGTTGGCCTCGGAACCGGAAGGAGCAACATAACCAACCCCAAGTACTGGGTGGACAAGAACGGCTACGTTGAGCTGAACGGCATAATCCTCGGTCAGAAGGACTGGTACGTTGACCTTGGCGGCGAGATGTACCTCCAGGGCAGGGGTGCCGCTGGAATAAACGCCAGCAAGTCGGTCATAATGGACGACAGCACTGTGATAACCAGGGGCATCATACGGGCGGAGGCGCCGAGGGCCAAGGGACACATAAGCTGCGACGCACTGTTGATGAGCGATAGGGCCACGATGGAGACCTACCCCGGACTCGTCAGCAAGGTTGACGACGCCGAGCTCAGCCACGAGGCTGCGATAGGCAAGATACGCGAGGAGGAGCTGTTCTACCTGATGTCACGCGGTCTGAGCGAGGAGAAGGCGACCCAGCTAATCGTCAAGGGCTTCCTCGAGCCGATGCTCAAGGACATACCGATGGAGTTCCTCGTGGAGATAAGGAAGATAATCGAGCTCGCCGTGAGTGGGGGCATGTGA
- a CDS encoding Mov34/MPN/PAD-1 family protein, protein MEAVRIRRELLEYLLELARDFYPNEFAGFLRERDGVFEEVLIAPNPHFGSSSAFFDTWMLPYDESIKGTVHSHPGPSPWPSQADLNFFSKFGGVHMIIAYPFTEDSVRAYRSDGSRLGIEVVE, encoded by the coding sequence ATGGAAGCGGTAAGGATCAGACGCGAGCTCCTGGAGTACCTGCTGGAGCTCGCCCGCGACTTCTATCCCAACGAGTTCGCGGGCTTTCTGCGGGAGAGGGACGGGGTATTTGAGGAGGTTTTGATAGCCCCAAACCCACATTTCGGGAGTAGCTCCGCGTTCTTTGACACATGGATGCTGCCCTACGACGAGAGCATCAAGGGCACCGTTCATTCCCACCCTGGCCCGAGTCCCTGGCCGTCCCAGGCGGATTTGAACTTCTTCTCAAAATTCGGGGGAGTTCACATGATAATCGCCTATCCATTTACCGAGGACAGCGTAAGGGCGTACCGCAGCGACGGAAGCAGACTCGGGATTGAGGTTGTAGAATAA
- the sufC gene encoding Fe-S cluster assembly ATPase SufC: MLNVENLIVTVGDREILRGVDLSVGTGEFHVIMGPNGSGKSTLALTIAGHPRYEIKKGRITFNGEDITELPPDERVKRGIMLAFQHPEEVEGVRIMEFLQQVLAEVKGMDMVEAYDRIVETAKELWFKEEDLMRYVNVGFSGGERKRFEILQALLLEPKLLILDEPDSGVDVDSLSVISRKIEELHEKGTAVLLITHYGRILGHLDPSRFRVHVMREGRIVLERGGEFVKEIEEKGFQKIFEECGCNE; the protein is encoded by the coding sequence GTGCTCAATGTTGAGAACCTCATTGTCACTGTTGGGGATAGGGAGATTCTCCGGGGCGTGGACCTCTCGGTGGGCACTGGCGAGTTTCACGTCATAATGGGGCCGAACGGTTCCGGGAAGTCCACCCTGGCCCTGACCATCGCGGGCCACCCGAGGTATGAAATCAAAAAGGGAAGAATAACATTCAACGGCGAGGACATAACCGAGCTCCCGCCGGACGAGCGCGTCAAGCGCGGCATAATGCTGGCGTTCCAGCACCCAGAAGAGGTCGAGGGAGTCAGGATAATGGAGTTCCTTCAGCAGGTTCTGGCGGAGGTCAAGGGCATGGACATGGTGGAGGCCTACGACCGCATAGTTGAGACGGCCAAGGAGCTCTGGTTCAAAGAGGAGGATCTGATGAGGTACGTCAACGTCGGCTTCTCCGGGGGCGAGAGAAAGAGGTTTGAAATCCTCCAGGCTCTCCTGCTTGAGCCTAAGCTCCTCATCCTGGACGAGCCGGACAGCGGCGTTGACGTTGACTCTCTCAGCGTCATCAGCAGGAAGATAGAGGAACTCCATGAGAAGGGAACGGCCGTTCTCCTGATAACCCACTACGGCAGGATACTCGGGCACCTCGATCCCAGCAGGTTCAGGGTTCACGTCATGCGCGAGGGAAGGATAGTGCTTGAGAGGGGCGGCGAGTTCGTTAAGGAAATTGAGGAGAAGGGCTTCCAGAAGATATTCGAGGAGTGTGGCTGCAATGAGTGA
- a CDS encoding DUF2666 family protein, translated as MKVEDQIVFTAHHGSWKVADRLIDMEDEKVAHFLASISNTVNAKIPEYLTEVMNVAGIMSLAEEIGKKDLSDAIVALKSPGTARKLGALVFEEDKKLRKHLVDVAKAILVREVLSKKVPVEYPEEPLREVRIVFPYNEDHVNFTAFHLSAEHGKWRAVRRLIIDDKTPMADVARLLASINESITLKLPVYAGIDLKGIDAWFGEFKKVKKAEIPAVVEKYKHFPAENYAPGPFQEHAKVYALRKALEKIGLSLDVPAKSLEKYLEKK; from the coding sequence ATGAAGGTTGAGGATCAGATTGTGTTCACGGCGCATCATGGGAGCTGGAAGGTGGCCGACAGGCTGATCGACATGGAAGACGAGAAGGTGGCCCACTTCTTGGCCAGCATCTCCAACACGGTCAACGCCAAGATACCCGAGTACCTGACGGAGGTCATGAACGTCGCGGGGATAATGAGCCTCGCGGAGGAAATCGGAAAGAAGGATTTGAGCGATGCCATTGTCGCCCTCAAGTCGCCCGGAACGGCAAGGAAGCTCGGTGCCCTAGTCTTCGAGGAGGACAAAAAGCTCAGGAAGCACCTCGTTGACGTGGCCAAGGCCATCCTCGTGAGGGAAGTGCTCTCGAAGAAGGTCCCCGTGGAGTATCCGGAAGAGCCCCTGAGAGAGGTCAGGATAGTCTTTCCGTACAACGAGGACCACGTGAACTTCACGGCATTCCATCTCAGCGCGGAGCACGGCAAGTGGAGGGCCGTTAGAAGGCTCATAATCGATGACAAAACGCCGATGGCAGACGTCGCGCGGCTTTTGGCGAGCATAAACGAGAGCATCACGCTCAAGCTCCCGGTCTATGCGGGCATCGACCTCAAAGGCATAGACGCCTGGTTCGGCGAGTTCAAGAAGGTTAAGAAGGCCGAAATCCCGGCCGTTGTGGAGAAGTACAAGCACTTCCCTGCCGAGAACTATGCCCCCGGCCCGTTCCAGGAGCATGCAAAAGTTTACGCCCTGAGGAAGGCCCTTGAGAAGATAGGCCTCTCCCTGGACGTCCCGGCCAAGAGCCTTGAGAAGTACCTGGAGAAGAAATGA
- a CDS encoding Lrp/AsnC family transcriptional regulator — protein sequence MADKINGIDVKILKLLAKNARLTYKELAEILGTTRQRISRRMDRLERNGIIKKYTVIPNYDALGYVHVILGITVKPSVNVDEIIPALVEDENIKIIERALGSHTLVIHIVGPKDMKELEKIINEVSKKIPGIDKLDITFVTETVKFEVL from the coding sequence ATGGCTGATAAAATAAACGGAATAGATGTAAAGATTTTGAAGCTCCTCGCCAAGAACGCCCGCCTTACCTACAAGGAGCTTGCCGAAATTCTCGGCACCACTAGGCAGAGGATATCCCGCAGGATGGATCGTCTGGAGAGAAACGGCATCATAAAGAAGTACACCGTGATACCCAACTACGACGCCCTCGGTTACGTTCACGTAATCCTCGGAATCACAGTCAAGCCCTCGGTCAACGTAGACGAGATAATCCCCGCCCTCGTTGAGGATGAGAACATCAAGATAATAGAGCGTGCGCTCGGTTCCCACACCCTTGTAATCCACATCGTTGGGCCCAAGGATATGAAGGAGCTTGAGAAGATCATAAACGAGGTCTCCAAGAAGATACCGGGCATTGACAAGCTCGACATAACCTTCGTGACCGAGACCGTTAAGTTCGAGGTTCTTTAA
- the hydA gene encoding NADPH-dependent hydrogenase/sulfhydrogenase 1 subunit alpha gives MKNLYLPITVDHIARVEGKGGVEIVVGDDGVKEVRLNIIEGPRFFEAITVGKKLDEALAVYPRICSFCSAAHKLTAVEAAEKAIGFTPREEIQALREVLYIGDMIESHALHLYLLVLPDYLGYSNPLKMVNEYKKEIGIALDLKNLGSWMMDELGARAIHQENVVLGGFGKLPDKATLETMKKRLSEALPKAEYTFELFSKLEQYEEVEGPIIHVAVKPRGDVYGIYGDYIKVSDGFEFPVEDYKKHIVEKVVEHSFAKHSFYNGEKPFMVGALPRLVNNAETLYGRARELYESHKDLLRPTNPFANNLAQALELVYFIERGIDLIDEALAKWPIAPRDRVEVKDGFGVSTTEAPRGIVTYALEVKDGRVAYADIITPTAYNFAMMEVHVRMMAEKHYNDDPERLKYLTEMVVRAYDPCISCSVHVARL, from the coding sequence ATGAAGAACCTCTACCTTCCCATCACCGTTGATCACATAGCGCGCGTTGAGGGCAAGGGCGGCGTTGAGATAGTCGTCGGCGACGATGGCGTCAAGGAGGTCAGGCTCAACATCATAGAGGGCCCGAGGTTCTTCGAGGCCATAACGGTAGGCAAGAAGCTCGACGAGGCCCTGGCAGTCTACCCGAGGATATGCTCATTCTGTTCGGCCGCCCACAAGCTCACCGCGGTTGAAGCTGCTGAGAAGGCGATAGGCTTCACCCCGCGCGAGGAAATCCAGGCCCTCAGGGAGGTCCTCTACATCGGCGACATGATAGAGAGCCACGCACTCCACCTGTACCTCCTAGTTTTGCCGGACTACCTCGGCTACTCCAACCCGCTCAAGATGGTGAACGAGTACAAGAAGGAGATAGGCATAGCCCTCGACCTAAAGAACCTCGGAAGCTGGATGATGGACGAACTCGGAGCGAGGGCAATACACCAGGAGAACGTCGTCCTCGGAGGCTTCGGCAAGCTGCCCGACAAGGCCACCCTCGAGACCATGAAGAAGCGCCTCAGCGAAGCACTTCCGAAGGCGGAGTACACCTTCGAGCTGTTCTCCAAGCTCGAGCAGTACGAGGAGGTCGAGGGGCCGATAATCCACGTGGCGGTAAAGCCGAGGGGAGATGTCTACGGCATCTACGGCGACTACATCAAGGTGAGCGACGGCTTCGAGTTCCCGGTCGAGGACTACAAGAAGCACATCGTCGAGAAGGTCGTCGAGCACAGCTTCGCCAAGCACAGCTTCTACAACGGCGAGAAGCCCTTCATGGTCGGTGCGCTTCCAAGGCTGGTCAACAACGCGGAGACACTCTACGGAAGGGCCAGAGAGCTCTACGAGAGCCACAAGGACCTGCTCAGGCCGACCAACCCCTTCGCGAACAACCTCGCCCAGGCGCTTGAGCTGGTCTACTTCATCGAGCGCGGCATAGACCTCATAGACGAGGCCCTCGCCAAGTGGCCGATAGCGCCGAGGGACAGGGTTGAGGTGAAGGACGGCTTCGGCGTCAGCACCACCGAGGCCCCGCGCGGAATCGTCACCTACGCCCTCGAGGTCAAGGACGGAAGGGTTGCCTACGCGGACATAATCACTCCGACGGCATACAACTTCGCCATGATGGAAGTCCACGTCAGGATGATGGCGGAGAAGCACTACAACGACGACCCGGAGAGGCTCAAGTACCTCACCGAGATGGTCGTTCGCGCCTACGACCCGTGCATCTCCTGTTCGGTGCACGTGGCGAGGCTTTAG
- the lonB gene encoding ATP-dependent protease LonB, which translates to MGEDEKVNREALAPREYGERLELGMEFSTTEEVKVPEKLIDQVIGQEHAVEVIRTAANQKRHVLLIGEPGTGKSMLGQAMAELLPTENLEDILVFPNPEDENMPKIKTVPACQGRRIVEKYREKAKGQESIKSYILLFVMFTVMLALFIDFSATTLLMGLFVVILTIMALSNMRLKGSVLVPKLLVDNCGRNKAPFIDATGAHAGALLGDVRHDPFQSGGLGTPAHERVEPGMIHRAHRGVLFIDEVATLSLKMQQNLLTAMQEKKFPITGQSEMSSGAMVRTEPVPCDFVLVAAGNLDTVDKMHPALRSRIRGYGYEVYMRTTMPDTIENRRKLIQFVAQEVIRDGKIPHFTRDAVEEIVREAQKRAGRKGHLTLRLRDLGGIVRAAGDIAVKKGKKYVDREDVLEAVRMAKPLEKQLADWYIERKKEYQVIKTEGSEIGRVNGLAVIGEQSGIVLPIEAVVAPAASKEEGKIIVTGKLGEIAKEAVQNVSAIIKRYKGEDISRYDIHVQFLQTYEGVEGDSASISVATAVISALEEIPIRQDVAMTGSLSVRGEVLPIGGATPKIEAAIEAGITTVIIPKSNEKDVFLSKDKAEKVQIFPVETIDEVLEIALEESEKKRELLRRIREALPLSL; encoded by the coding sequence ATGGGGGAAGACGAGAAGGTCAATAGGGAAGCCCTGGCCCCCAGGGAATATGGAGAGAGGCTTGAGCTAGGCATGGAGTTCAGCACGACCGAGGAGGTCAAGGTTCCCGAGAAGCTCATTGACCAGGTCATAGGACAGGAGCACGCGGTTGAAGTCATCAGAACCGCGGCGAACCAAAAAAGGCACGTTCTTCTCATAGGTGAGCCGGGTACCGGCAAGTCAATGCTCGGTCAGGCGATGGCGGAGCTGTTGCCCACGGAGAACCTGGAGGACATACTCGTCTTTCCAAACCCTGAAGACGAGAACATGCCCAAGATAAAGACCGTCCCCGCCTGCCAGGGGCGGCGGATAGTCGAGAAGTACCGCGAGAAGGCCAAGGGGCAGGAGAGTATAAAATCCTACATCCTTCTGTTCGTCATGTTCACGGTCATGCTCGCCCTGTTTATAGACTTCAGCGCGACCACGCTCCTCATGGGCCTCTTCGTTGTAATACTCACGATAATGGCGCTCTCGAACATGCGCCTCAAGGGCTCAGTCCTCGTTCCCAAGCTACTCGTTGACAACTGCGGAAGGAACAAGGCACCGTTCATAGACGCGACCGGTGCCCACGCCGGAGCGCTCCTCGGTGACGTGCGCCACGACCCGTTCCAGAGCGGCGGTCTGGGAACGCCCGCCCACGAGCGCGTTGAGCCGGGAATGATACACCGCGCCCACAGGGGCGTCCTGTTCATAGATGAGGTGGCGACGCTGAGCCTCAAGATGCAGCAGAACCTCCTCACGGCGATGCAGGAGAAGAAGTTCCCGATAACCGGCCAGAGCGAGATGTCGAGCGGTGCCATGGTCAGGACCGAGCCGGTCCCGTGTGACTTCGTCCTCGTCGCGGCCGGAAACCTCGACACCGTTGACAAGATGCATCCGGCTCTGCGCTCCCGTATCAGGGGCTACGGTTACGAGGTCTACATGCGCACCACGATGCCGGACACCATAGAGAACAGGCGCAAGCTCATCCAGTTCGTTGCCCAAGAGGTCATACGCGACGGCAAGATACCCCACTTCACGCGCGACGCCGTTGAGGAGATAGTCAGGGAGGCACAGAAGCGCGCCGGCAGGAAGGGGCACCTGACCCTACGCCTGCGCGACCTCGGCGGTATCGTGAGGGCCGCTGGGGACATAGCGGTCAAGAAGGGCAAGAAGTACGTTGACCGTGAGGACGTTCTTGAGGCCGTCAGGATGGCGAAGCCGCTCGAGAAGCAGCTCGCGGACTGGTACATCGAGCGCAAGAAGGAGTATCAGGTCATCAAGACCGAAGGGAGCGAGATTGGAAGGGTCAATGGCCTTGCAGTGATAGGCGAGCAGAGCGGTATAGTGCTCCCGATTGAGGCCGTCGTTGCCCCGGCAGCGAGCAAGGAGGAGGGCAAGATTATAGTCACCGGAAAGCTCGGCGAGATAGCCAAGGAAGCCGTGCAGAACGTCTCGGCGATAATCAAGCGCTATAAGGGTGAGGACATAAGCAGATACGACATCCACGTCCAGTTCCTCCAGACCTACGAGGGCGTGGAGGGCGATTCGGCGAGCATAAGCGTTGCCACCGCCGTCATTTCCGCCCTCGAGGAGATACCCATACGGCAGGACGTGGCGATGACCGGTTCGCTCAGCGTTCGCGGTGAGGTGCTCCCGATAGGCGGTGCGACGCCGAAGATAGAGGCCGCCATAGAGGCGGGCATAACGACGGTGATAATCCCCAAGAGCAACGAGAAGGATGTGTTCCTCAGCAAGGACAAGGCGGAAAAGGTGCAGATATTCCCGGTTGAGACCATAGACGAGGTGCTCGAGATAGCCCTCGAGGAGAGCGAGAAGAAGAGGGAGCTTCTCAGGCGCATAAGGGAGGCTCTCCCGCTTTCTCTCTGA
- a CDS encoding DUF92 domain-containing protein, with amino-acid sequence MFERAAVDIAVVAGLGFGSYRFKALDAKGAVAAALLGLSVIELGGVYPFAALLTFVVLGVLATKYKFREKAKLGAAQSRNGIRSWGNVLGNGLAALIFLAFEYFSHMDVFWAASFAAIATANGDTLASELGKIFGKSPKLITTLRPAKPGTNGAVSWAGELFALAGALIMGLFALPVTAEKATMLLAVTLGGFIGVNLDSLIGATLENEGITDNNSTNFLASLLGGFIGAGLLYLLA; translated from the coding sequence ATGTTTGAGAGAGCGGCAGTGGACATTGCAGTGGTTGCAGGGCTCGGCTTTGGTTCCTATAGGTTCAAGGCACTTGACGCTAAGGGGGCCGTTGCAGCGGCACTCCTCGGGCTCTCGGTTATCGAGCTGGGGGGAGTGTACCCATTCGCCGCGCTTCTGACCTTCGTGGTTCTCGGCGTTCTGGCCACCAAGTACAAATTCAGGGAGAAGGCCAAGCTCGGTGCCGCCCAGAGCAGGAATGGAATAAGGAGCTGGGGCAACGTCCTCGGCAACGGGCTGGCGGCGCTCATTTTCCTCGCCTTCGAGTACTTCTCCCATATGGACGTTTTCTGGGCCGCCAGTTTCGCCGCGATTGCAACCGCTAACGGCGATACCCTCGCCAGTGAGCTCGGTAAAATCTTCGGAAAGAGCCCGAAGCTTATCACGACACTAAGACCCGCGAAACCCGGTACCAACGGTGCCGTCTCATGGGCGGGAGAGCTGTTCGCACTCGCAGGCGCCCTCATAATGGGCCTCTTTGCGCTCCCCGTGACGGCTGAAAAGGCCACGATGCTCCTCGCGGTTACCCTCGGAGGATTCATCGGAGTCAACCTGGACAGCCTCATAGGGGCAACCCTTGAGAACGAGGGGATAACGGACAACAACTCAACGAACTTCCTCGCGAGTCTCCTCGGAGGATTCATCGGCGCCGGACTCCTCTACCTCCTCGCGTGA
- a CDS encoding ArsR/SmtB family transcription factor — protein sequence MKIKDLLDGLNEKQKRTVLQCAETCGIPDLDREVDLQVESDAIKFLKAISNPLRLRILKLLRDNWLCVCLISMILEKDQTLISHHLRTLKSLGLIEERKEGKMHFYRTNTEALKRYLDMISIELV from the coding sequence ATGAAGATTAAGGACCTTCTGGACGGGCTGAACGAGAAGCAGAAGAGAACAGTCCTGCAGTGCGCGGAAACCTGTGGAATCCCTGACCTGGACAGGGAAGTTGACCTCCAGGTGGAAAGCGACGCGATAAAGTTCCTGAAGGCTATTTCGAATCCACTCCGTCTCAGAATACTCAAGCTCCTGAGGGACAACTGGCTGTGCGTGTGCCTTATCTCAATGATACTCGAGAAGGACCAGACCCTCATAAGCCACCACCTACGCACGCTCAAGAGCCTTGGACTGATCGAGGAGAGGAAAGAAGGCAAGATGCACTTCTACAGGACCAACACCGAGGCCCTTAAGAGGTACCTCGACATGATCAGCATTGAGCTGGTGTAA
- a CDS encoding MazG nucleotide pyrophosphohydrolase domain-containing protein, protein MNDLQREVDRIVMEFGGYWKPFEMLAALMEEIGELADELLKVEGVKGSGDRERLKEELGDVAFALSCIANYYDVDITEAIRETIEKYRERDRDRWNNV, encoded by the coding sequence ATGAACGACCTCCAGCGGGAAGTTGACAGAATCGTCATGGAGTTCGGGGGGTACTGGAAGCCGTTTGAGATGCTCGCTGCCCTGATGGAGGAGATCGGGGAACTTGCGGACGAGCTGCTGAAGGTGGAGGGCGTCAAGGGCTCAGGGGACAGGGAGCGCCTGAAAGAAGAGCTCGGCGACGTTGCCTTTGCACTCTCCTGCATCGCCAATTACTATGATGTGGACATCACGGAGGCCATCAGGGAGACCATAGAGAAGTACAGGGAACGGGACAGGGACCGCTGGAACAACGTATGA
- the hydD gene encoding NADPH-dependent hydrogenase/sulfhydrogenase 1 subunit delta produces MEGKVRIGFYALTSCYGCQLQLAMMDEILQLLPHAEIVCWFMLERDSYEDEPVDIAFIEGSVSTEEEVELVKKIRENAKIVVAVGSCAVHGGVQSWEKDKSLEELWKTVYGDGKVKFEPKMAEPVENYIKVDYRIYGCPPEKKDFLYALGTFLVGSWPEDIDYPVCVECRLKGHPCILIEKGEPCLGPITRAGCDARCPGFGVACIGCRGAIGYDVAWFDSLARTFKEKGISKEEILQRMKMFNAHNPKLEEMVEKIFQGVEE; encoded by the coding sequence ATGGAAGGGAAGGTCAGAATCGGATTTTACGCTCTCACCTCATGCTACGGCTGTCAGCTCCAGCTGGCCATGATGGACGAGATACTCCAGCTGCTCCCGCACGCGGAAATCGTCTGCTGGTTCATGCTTGAGCGCGACAGCTACGAGGACGAGCCGGTGGACATAGCCTTCATCGAGGGAAGCGTCTCCACCGAGGAGGAGGTCGAGCTCGTCAAGAAGATACGCGAGAACGCGAAGATAGTGGTTGCCGTTGGCTCCTGTGCAGTCCACGGCGGCGTGCAGAGCTGGGAGAAGGACAAGAGCCTCGAGGAGCTCTGGAAGACCGTCTACGGCGATGGGAAGGTCAAGTTCGAGCCGAAGATGGCCGAGCCGGTAGAGAACTACATCAAGGTTGACTACCGCATCTACGGCTGCCCGCCGGAGAAGAAGGACTTCCTCTACGCCCTCGGTACCTTCCTCGTCGGCTCGTGGCCGGAGGACATAGACTACCCTGTCTGCGTCGAGTGCAGGCTGAAGGGACACCCGTGCATACTCATAGAGAAGGGTGAGCCGTGCCTTGGACCGATAACGAGGGCCGGCTGCGACGCGAGGTGCCCAGGATTCGGAGTGGCGTGCATCGGCTGCAGGGGAGCGATAGGCTACGATGTGGCGTGGTTCGACTCACTCGCCAGGACGTTCAAGGAGAAGGGAATCAGCAAGGAGGAGATACTCCAGCGCATGAAGATGTTCAACGCCCACAACCCGAAGCTCGAAGAGATGGTTGAGAAGATATTCCAGGGGGTGGAAGAATGA
- a CDS encoding RidA family protein, translating to MRKETVLTERAPKPIGPYSQGIIAEGRFLFVSGQIPINPETGELVTGDIEKQAEQALKNLLAVVEAAGGRAENVVKVTVYIRDMGNYARFNEVYNHYFSESKPARAVVEVSNLPKGVDVEIEAIAVL from the coding sequence ATGAGGAAGGAGACGGTTCTCACCGAAAGGGCCCCGAAGCCGATAGGGCCGTACAGCCAGGGAATAATCGCGGAAGGAAGGTTCCTCTTCGTCTCGGGGCAGATACCAATAAACCCCGAAACCGGGGAACTCGTTACCGGCGACATCGAGAAGCAGGCGGAACAGGCGCTCAAAAACCTCCTGGCGGTCGTCGAGGCCGCTGGTGGAAGGGCCGAGAACGTGGTGAAGGTGACGGTGTACATCAGGGACATGGGCAACTACGCCAGATTCAACGAGGTCTACAACCACTACTTCTCCGAATCCAAGCCCGCCAGGGCAGTCGTTGAAGTTTCAAACCTTCCAAAAGGCGTTGACGTGGAGATAGAAGCCATAGCGGTCCTTTGA